In Nitrosophilus alvini, the following are encoded in one genomic region:
- a CDS encoding NAD(P)/FAD-dependent oxidoreductase — protein sequence MGGGAGSLMAASVIKSKSVALIEHNGDIGAKIKISGGGRCNITNRYLGWTNYLGEKSFVQSVIERFTNKDLLKFFKEKGLKPVLRKENQFFCPHSSDDILGIFKKELKNISVFLKYEILDVEKVEDFFIVRCDKESFKAKFVLVATGGISYKKLGASDIGYKIAQKFGHSIVPLKPALVGFTVQKDEFWFKNLSGISFRARVKTAKKEIRGDILFAHRGISGPAMLNASLYWDRGKISVDFLDDKKLEELLRYKNRQLISQLPLPKRFVKEFLYRFGLIDKPVKNLGKKEIEILKLLESYEFAPAGTFGFERAEVTKGGISTDEIDPLNMESKKVKNLFFAGEVLNVTGELGGYNFQWAFSSGYIAGKYIDECP from the coding sequence TTGGGTGGGGGTGCAGGCAGTCTGATGGCTGCGTCTGTCATAAAATCAAAAAGTGTGGCGCTGATCGAACATAATGGTGATATAGGCGCAAAGATAAAAATATCCGGCGGCGGCAGATGCAACATAACCAACAGATATCTGGGCTGGACCAACTATCTGGGAGAAAAAAGTTTCGTTCAGAGTGTAATTGAGAGATTTACAAATAAAGATCTGCTTAAATTTTTCAAAGAAAAGGGACTAAAGCCTGTTCTGAGGAAAGAGAATCAGTTTTTTTGTCCGCACTCATCCGACGATATACTGGGCATTTTTAAAAAAGAGTTAAAAAATATATCGGTTTTTTTGAAATATGAGATTTTAGATGTTGAGAAAGTAGAGGATTTTTTTATAGTCAGATGCGACAAGGAGAGTTTCAAAGCAAAATTTGTTCTCGTGGCTACAGGCGGGATCAGTTATAAAAAACTGGGAGCTTCTGATATAGGATACAAAATAGCCCAAAAGTTTGGACACAGTATAGTCCCTTTGAAACCGGCTCTTGTTGGATTTACGGTCCAAAAAGATGAGTTTTGGTTCAAAAATCTAAGTGGAATATCTTTTCGGGCAAGAGTAAAAACTGCAAAAAAAGAGATAAGAGGAGATATTCTGTTTGCTCATAGAGGCATTAGCGGTCCTGCAATGCTAAATGCTTCTTTGTATTGGGATAGAGGAAAGATTTCAGTCGATTTTCTTGACGATAAAAAGCTTGAAGAGCTGTTGAGATATAAAAACAGGCAGCTAATATCGCAGCTTCCTTTACCGAAAAGGTTTGTAAAAGAGTTTTTGTACAGATTTGGTCTGATAGACAAACCTGTTAAGAATTTGGGCAAAAAAGAGATAGAAATTTTGAAACTTTTAGAAAGTTATGAGTTTGCGCCTGCAGGAACATTTGGATTTGAGAGAGCAGAAGTGACAAAAGGCGGTATATCAACCGATGAAATAGATCCTCTCAATATGGAAAGCAAAAAGGTAAAAAATCTTTTTTTCGCAGGAGAAGTGTTGAATGTTACCGGTGAACTTGGCGGGTATAATTTCCAGTGGGCGTTTTCAAGCGGATATATTGCAGGAAAATATATAGATGAATGCCCTTGA
- a CDS encoding trimeric intracellular cation channel family protein, whose product MNALEIAEIIGIGAFALSGFWVAVQERLDLLGIFVSAFLTALGGGIVRDILSSRELYSFTHYLPVLIVIAALIIASTLKLYAKNEIQNHKFFIISDSIGLSSFAISGALAGIEVGFNFFGVILLSLITAVGGGVMRDILLNRIPLILLSEFYGSVAILIGTVVFLLDIFNQTSLLALLTVFVFGFILRLVAYYRNWHLPKVR is encoded by the coding sequence ATGAATGCCCTTGAGATAGCTGAAATTATAGGGATAGGAGCTTTTGCTCTCAGCGGATTCTGGGTTGCGGTACAAGAAAGACTTGATCTGCTTGGTATTTTTGTTTCGGCATTTCTTACCGCTTTAGGAGGCGGAATCGTAAGAGATATACTAAGTTCAAGAGAACTTTACTCTTTTACACACTATCTGCCTGTATTGATTGTGATTGCAGCGCTGATAATTGCATCTACATTAAAACTTTATGCCAAAAACGAAATCCAAAATCATAAATTTTTTATCATCAGCGATTCTATAGGTCTCTCTTCATTTGCCATTTCCGGTGCTCTTGCAGGAATTGAGGTTGGATTTAACTTTTTTGGTGTGATACTTCTTTCTTTGATAACTGCAGTAGGAGGAGGGGTAATGAGAGATATTCTTCTAAACCGGATACCACTTATACTTTTAAGTGAATTCTACGGCAGTGTCGCTATATTGATCGGAACTGTTGTCTTTTTGCTGGATATTTTCAATCAGACAAGTTTACTTGCTTTGTTGACAGTTTTTGTATTCGGTTTTATACTTAGACTTGTTGCATATTACAGAAACTGGCATCTGCCAAAGGTCAGATAA
- a CDS encoding OmpA family protein encodes MGKKIVLCAAVILLSGLAYGGENSYEAAVTGAVEFTDNDSALEDNLKNWGIRGNKRLTDNWLAGISFEQSNNADYSGLLDETDINRFALNAIYEFTPQNSYTAYIIAGLGYQEIDNEKAGLDDGNFAQLGVGWKTNIIENLDFLLEARYLRDFENAYNDFALTAGLSIPFGAKKAAPVPEPKPVPVQKGRYIPLDSDNDGVIDENDKCPATPINVKVDTDGCPLDTDGDGVYDYLDRCPHTPKGVKVDEKGCPLDSDGDGVYDYLDKCPGTPKGFQVDKNGCPIIYNFRINFDFNSAKIKPQYLPKIKTFAEFLKRNKPYKAEIQGHTDSIGSKAYNKKLSERRAKAVYEMLIKLGVEPERLTYIGYGEEMPIADNSTEEGRAKNRRVEAHLFY; translated from the coding sequence ATGGGTAAAAAAATTGTACTTTGTGCGGCCGTGATTCTATTAAGCGGCTTAGCATATGGAGGAGAAAATAGTTATGAAGCTGCGGTTACAGGAGCAGTAGAGTTTACGGATAACGACAGTGCACTTGAAGACAACCTCAAAAACTGGGGAATAAGAGGAAACAAAAGGTTGACTGACAACTGGCTTGCCGGAATATCCTTCGAACAGTCAAACAATGCCGATTATTCCGGTTTATTAGATGAAACGGATATAAATAGATTCGCACTTAACGCCATATATGAATTTACTCCTCAAAACAGTTATACAGCTTATATAATCGCCGGTCTTGGTTATCAGGAGATAGACAATGAAAAAGCAGGCCTTGATGACGGAAATTTTGCACAACTGGGAGTCGGTTGGAAAACAAACATCATCGAAAATCTTGATTTTCTTTTAGAAGCGAGATATTTAAGGGATTTTGAAAATGCCTATAACGATTTCGCATTGACAGCCGGTCTTTCTATACCTTTTGGAGCAAAAAAAGCTGCTCCTGTACCGGAACCAAAACCTGTCCCTGTTCAAAAAGGAAGATATATACCTTTAGACAGTGACAACGACGGTGTTATAGATGAAAATGACAAATGCCCCGCAACACCGATAAATGTGAAAGTGGATACGGATGGATGCCCTCTGGATACGGACGGTGACGGAGTATACGACTATCTCGACAGATGCCCCCATACTCCAAAAGGCGTCAAAGTGGATGAGAAAGGTTGTCCTCTTGACAGTGACGGAGACGGAGTGTATGATTATCTCGACAAATGTCCCGGAACTCCAAAAGGATTTCAGGTAGATAAAAACGGTTGTCCTATAATTTATAACTTCAGAATCAATTTTGATTTTAACTCAGCAAAAATCAAACCCCAATACCTGCCGAAAATCAAAACTTTTGCCGAATTTCTCAAAAGGAACAAACCTTACAAAGCTGAAATTCAGGGCCACACAGACAGTATCGGCTCAAAAGCTTACAACAAAAAACTCTCGGAAAGAAGAGCAAAAGCGGTATATGAAATGCTGATAAAACTTGGTGTCGAGCCTGAAAGACTAACTTACATTGGTTACGGAGAAGAGATGCCAATAGCAGACAATAGCACAGAAGAAGGAAGAGCCAAAAACAGAAGAGTAGAAGCTCATCTTTTTTACTAA
- a CDS encoding alpha/beta fold hydrolase, with protein MAIKEISYKEKVFTISYDILNLQKEDDIVFLHGWGSNKKVMKSAFSKTLCEFRHIYVDMPGFGKSPNSEVLTTVDYANIIDIFLNKIGAKKDIVVGHSFGGKVALFLKPKLLVLLSTAGIKLPKSLKVRAKIALFKLLKPVGGAKIRRFFVSKDAKDMPQNMYETFKNVVDEDFAPLFEKYEGRTLVCWGKEDKATPLAAGEKIASLLRNCRFEVYEGDHYFFLKNSSIIAKSIEENYEKL; from the coding sequence TTGGCCATAAAAGAGATATCCTATAAAGAAAAGGTCTTTACTATAAGTTATGATATTTTAAATTTGCAAAAAGAGGATGATATAGTCTTTCTACACGGCTGGGGCAGCAATAAAAAGGTGATGAAGAGCGCTTTTTCAAAAACTCTTTGCGAATTCAGGCACATTTATGTCGATATGCCGGGTTTTGGCAAAAGTCCCAACAGTGAAGTTCTGACAACCGTAGATTATGCAAATATTATCGATATTTTTTTAAACAAAATCGGTGCGAAAAAGGATATCGTGGTTGGTCACTCCTTTGGAGGAAAAGTTGCGCTGTTTTTAAAGCCTAAACTTCTTGTGCTGCTCTCTACTGCTGGCATAAAACTGCCAAAATCTTTGAAAGTGAGGGCAAAAATAGCTCTGTTCAAGTTGCTTAAACCTGTAGGTGGAGCAAAAATCAGAAGATTTTTTGTCTCAAAAGATGCAAAAGATATGCCGCAAAATATGTATGAAACATTTAAAAATGTTGTAGATGAGGATTTTGCTCCGCTCTTTGAAAAATATGAGGGCAGAACGCTTGTCTGTTGGGGAAAAGAGGATAAAGCTACACCTTTGGCTGCAGGAGAGAAGATAGCCTCTCTTTTGCGAAACTGCCGTTTTGAAGTATATGAGGGCGATCACTACTTCTTTTTGAAAAACTCTTCCATAATCGCAAAAAGTATTGAGGAAAACTATGAAAAGCTATAG
- a CDS encoding acylphosphatase: protein MKSYRFIVSGRVQGVWFRKYTKELAENLGISGYVRNLPDGRVEAAATFEDDEKFRLFLEGLKKGSPLSRVEKVEIEPIDDISDKGFEIIY from the coding sequence ATGAAAAGCTATAGATTTATCGTAAGCGGGCGGGTTCAGGGAGTATGGTTTCGTAAATATACAAAAGAGCTCGCCGAAAATCTCGGTATAAGCGGATATGTTAGAAATCTACCTGACGGGAGAGTAGAGGCGGCTGCAACTTTTGAAGATGATGAAAAGTTTAGGCTTTTTCTGGAAGGGCTGAAAAAAGGTTCTCCATTATCTCGAGTAGAGAAGGTGGAAATAGAACCTATAGATGATATATCTGATAAAGGTTTTGAAATAATTTACTAA